One genomic segment of Actinoplanes ianthinogenes includes these proteins:
- a CDS encoding TetR/AcrR family transcriptional regulator yields the protein MNQGSGPRRTAEILDATLRLLAERGFEKLTIEGVAERSGVNKTTIYRWWPSKAALLGAALIDAPMLRFPVPDTGSLHGDLAALARSLSRLLTEPPTAPLIAAALGAATHNAELASYTKAFFADRLAGELPIFERAAARGDLPDGADPMLIMDALAGAVWVRVLLRQLPIEPGFAENLATLVHPAAR from the coding sequence ATGAATCAGGGAAGTGGCCCACGTCGCACTGCCGAGATCCTCGACGCGACCCTGCGCCTGCTCGCCGAGCGTGGTTTCGAGAAGCTGACGATCGAGGGCGTCGCCGAGCGCTCCGGTGTCAACAAGACCACGATCTACCGCTGGTGGCCGTCCAAGGCGGCCCTGCTCGGCGCCGCGCTGATCGACGCGCCGATGCTTCGCTTCCCGGTCCCGGACACGGGCAGCCTGCACGGTGACCTGGCCGCCCTGGCCCGGTCGTTGAGCAGGCTGCTGACCGAGCCGCCGACGGCTCCGCTGATCGCTGCCGCGCTCGGGGCGGCTACCCACAATGCGGAGCTGGCGTCGTACACAAAAGCCTTTTTCGCCGACCGTCTTGCCGGCGAACTGCCGATCTTCGAGCGGGCCGCGGCCCGCGGCGACCTTCCGGACGGCGCCGACCCGATGCTGATCATGGATGCGCTGGCCGGCGCGGTCTGGGTTCGTGTCCTGCTGCGCCAGCTCCCGATCGAGCCCGGCTTCGCCGAAAACCTCGCCACCCTCGTCCATCCGGCCGCGCGATAG
- the katG gene encoding catalase/peroxidase HPI: MSDIQDPKATGGCPVAHDSVTASGSESENPAIDSPTPKTGGRPHTNRDWWPNQLDLSVLHAHSSKGNPLAPDFSYAEEFATLDVEALKRDITEVLTTSQDWWPADFGHYGGLMIRMSWHAAGTYRIQDGRGGAGDGGQRFAPLNSWPDNANLDKARRLLWPVKQKYGQRISWADLLVLAGNVALESMGFKTFGFGFGREDVWEPEEIFWGPEDTWLAGRYESEKTMLEGVGATEMGLIYVNPEGPGGNADPAAAAHFIRETFARMAMNDEETVALIAGGHTFGKTHGAAPADAHVGPEPEGAPIEAQGLGWLSTHGSGKAGDTITSGLEVTWTDKPTQWSNRFFEILFGYEWELTTSPAGAKQWVAKTTDEIIPDAFDPSKKHRPTMLTTDLSLRVDPAYEKISRRFLEHPDEFALAFAKAWYKLLHRDMGPVARFLGPWVPEAQLWQDPVPAVDHPLVGDAEIATLKEKVLSSGLSTDQLVRTAWASAASYRSTDKRGGANGARIRLEPQRSWEVNQGVGDVIAKLETIQQEFNASSASAKISLADLIVLAGSAAVEKAARDGGVEVTVPFRPGRTDATQEQTDVESFAVLEPRGDGFRNYLRPGEKTQPEVLLVDRAYMLNLTAPQMTVLVGGLRALGNNVGGSAHGVLTDRPGVLTNDFFVNLLSPGTRWQASEKEEHVYEIRDLATDQVKYTATAVDLIFGSNSQLRALAEVYASTDAREKFVKDFVTSWVKVMELDRFDLA, translated from the coding sequence GCGAGAGCGAGAACCCGGCGATCGACTCGCCGACCCCGAAAACCGGTGGCCGCCCGCACACCAACCGCGACTGGTGGCCCAACCAGCTGGACCTGTCGGTGCTGCACGCCCACTCGTCGAAGGGCAACCCGCTCGCGCCGGACTTCAGCTACGCCGAGGAGTTCGCGACTCTCGACGTCGAGGCGCTCAAGCGCGACATCACTGAGGTGCTGACCACCTCGCAGGACTGGTGGCCGGCCGACTTCGGGCACTACGGCGGCCTGATGATCCGGATGAGCTGGCACGCCGCCGGCACCTACCGGATCCAGGACGGCCGCGGCGGCGCCGGCGACGGCGGGCAGCGTTTCGCCCCGCTCAACAGCTGGCCGGACAACGCGAACCTGGACAAGGCGCGCCGCCTGCTCTGGCCGGTCAAGCAGAAGTACGGCCAGCGCATCTCCTGGGCCGACCTGCTGGTGCTGGCCGGCAACGTGGCCCTGGAGTCGATGGGCTTCAAGACCTTCGGCTTCGGTTTCGGCCGCGAGGACGTCTGGGAGCCGGAGGAGATCTTCTGGGGCCCGGAGGACACCTGGCTGGCCGGGCGCTACGAGTCCGAGAAGACGATGCTCGAGGGCGTCGGCGCCACCGAGATGGGCCTGATCTACGTCAACCCGGAGGGTCCGGGCGGTAACGCCGACCCGGCCGCCGCGGCGCACTTCATCCGCGAGACGTTCGCCCGGATGGCGATGAACGACGAGGAGACCGTCGCGCTGATCGCCGGCGGTCACACCTTCGGCAAGACGCACGGCGCCGCCCCGGCCGACGCGCACGTCGGCCCGGAGCCGGAGGGCGCGCCGATCGAGGCGCAGGGCCTCGGCTGGCTCAGCACGCACGGCAGCGGCAAGGCCGGCGACACCATCACCAGCGGCCTCGAGGTCACCTGGACCGACAAGCCGACCCAGTGGAGCAACCGCTTCTTCGAGATCCTTTTCGGGTACGAGTGGGAGCTGACCACCAGCCCGGCCGGCGCCAAGCAGTGGGTCGCCAAGACCACCGACGAGATCATCCCGGACGCGTTCGACCCGTCGAAGAAGCACCGCCCGACGATGCTGACGACCGACCTGTCGCTGCGCGTCGACCCGGCGTACGAGAAGATCTCCCGCCGCTTCCTGGAGCACCCGGACGAGTTCGCCCTCGCCTTCGCCAAGGCCTGGTACAAGCTGCTGCACCGGGACATGGGCCCGGTGGCCCGCTTCCTCGGCCCGTGGGTGCCCGAGGCGCAGCTGTGGCAGGACCCGGTCCCGGCCGTCGACCACCCGCTGGTCGGCGACGCGGAGATCGCCACGCTGAAGGAGAAGGTGCTCTCCTCCGGCCTGAGCACCGACCAGCTGGTGCGCACCGCGTGGGCGTCGGCGGCCAGCTACCGGTCGACCGACAAGCGCGGTGGCGCCAACGGTGCCCGGATCCGGCTGGAGCCGCAGCGCAGCTGGGAGGTCAACCAGGGTGTCGGCGACGTGATCGCCAAGCTGGAGACCATCCAGCAGGAGTTCAACGCGTCGTCGGCCTCCGCCAAGATCTCGCTCGCCGACCTGATCGTGCTGGCCGGTTCCGCCGCGGTGGAGAAGGCCGCGCGCGACGGTGGCGTCGAGGTGACCGTGCCGTTCCGGCCGGGCCGCACCGACGCGACCCAGGAGCAGACCGACGTCGAGTCGTTCGCGGTGCTCGAGCCGCGCGGCGACGGCTTCCGCAACTACCTGCGGCCGGGGGAGAAGACCCAGCCGGAGGTGCTCCTGGTCGACCGGGCGTACATGCTGAACCTGACCGCGCCGCAGATGACCGTGCTGGTCGGCGGCCTGCGCGCGCTGGGCAACAACGTCGGCGGCAGCGCGCACGGCGTGCTCACCGACCGGCCCGGCGTGCTCACCAACGACTTCTTCGTCAACCTGCTCTCCCCGGGCACCCGGTGGCAGGCGTCGGAGAAGGAGGAGCACGTCTACGAGATCCGTGACCTCGCCACCGACCAGGTCAAGTACACCGCCACCGCGGTCGACCTGATCTTCGGCTCGAACTCGCAGCTGCGGGCCCTGGCCGAGGTCTACGCGAGCACCGACGCCCGGGAGAAGTTCGTCAAGGACTTCGTCACGTCCTGGGTCAAGGTCATGGAGCTGGACCGCTTCGACCTCGCCTGA
- a CDS encoding prolyl oligopeptidase family serine peptidase: protein MDNLVSRRMFLAAGLGLPAGLSSAPDHPVRFTLDAETLDGGEQVTSLTLGTARVGRIVPSSLCPGTFTVHAKATSPIPLAPGEQILSEYDLDRQVTAAHLDRQGNIVLDLGHAEGQVGGGTLGFLPSRGRNVRLDLAYTITQNAPLAVHGGGEVTIPCFVQGRVDNPEVDAFSYHVSPSGLKYRLYSPFGRHGRRPLIVWLHGGGEGASLPDGYYDNETTLRANRGALGFATPRAQRIFAGAHVVAPQSTSYWIEDGDRFAPLLLGVIRDVIRRCPVDIDRIHVAGCSNGGYMSLKLTTVYPSLFATSVPICGVVQSLIPDEALTRITTPTWLVTSRDDTTVDPQANTVHAHDLIPRSLLSLYDHVVWNGHQFPGHWSWIYVARNDPGTYGLHLWQWMSRHHR, encoded by the coding sequence ATGGACAACCTCGTCAGTCGCCGGATGTTCCTGGCCGCCGGACTGGGCCTGCCCGCCGGCCTCAGCAGCGCTCCCGACCATCCGGTCCGGTTCACCCTCGACGCCGAGACGCTCGACGGCGGTGAACAGGTCACGTCGCTCACCCTCGGCACCGCCCGGGTCGGCCGGATCGTCCCGTCCAGTCTTTGCCCCGGCACGTTCACCGTGCACGCCAAGGCGACCAGCCCGATCCCGCTCGCGCCCGGCGAGCAGATCCTCAGTGAGTACGACCTGGACCGCCAGGTCACCGCCGCCCACCTCGACCGGCAGGGCAACATCGTCCTCGACCTCGGCCACGCCGAGGGCCAGGTCGGCGGCGGCACCCTCGGCTTCCTCCCGAGCCGGGGCCGCAACGTCCGGCTCGACCTGGCGTACACGATCACCCAGAACGCGCCGCTGGCCGTGCACGGCGGCGGCGAGGTCACCATCCCGTGCTTCGTCCAGGGGCGCGTGGACAACCCCGAGGTGGACGCGTTCAGCTACCACGTCTCGCCGAGCGGCCTGAAGTATCGGCTGTACTCACCGTTCGGCAGGCACGGCCGCCGTCCCCTGATCGTCTGGCTGCACGGCGGGGGAGAGGGCGCCTCACTGCCCGACGGCTACTACGACAACGAGACCACCCTGCGGGCCAACCGCGGCGCTCTCGGCTTCGCCACCCCGCGAGCCCAGCGGATCTTCGCGGGCGCGCACGTCGTGGCCCCGCAAAGCACGTCCTACTGGATCGAGGACGGTGATCGTTTTGCGCCACTGCTGCTCGGGGTCATCCGCGACGTGATCCGCCGCTGCCCGGTCGACATCGACCGCATCCACGTCGCCGGATGCAGCAACGGCGGCTACATGAGCCTGAAACTGACCACGGTCTACCCGTCGCTGTTCGCCACCTCGGTCCCGATCTGCGGCGTCGTCCAGTCCCTGATCCCGGACGAGGCCCTCACCCGCATCACCACCCCGACCTGGCTCGTCACCTCCCGCGACGACACCACCGTCGACCCCCAGGCCAACACGGTCCACGCACACGACCTGATCCCGCGGTCCCTGCTGTCCCTCTACGACCACGTGGTCTGGAACGGTCATCAATTCCCCGGCCACTGGTCCTGGATCTACGTGGCCCGCAACGACCCGGGCACCTACGGCCTCCACCTCTGGCAATGGATGTCCCGTCACCACCGCTGA
- a CDS encoding alpha/beta fold hydrolase → MIPIVFVHGIRLSGTMWGPVAALVDGPSTAPDLPGHGSRGGEPFTLDGAVEAVASAVDGPAVLVGHSLGGFVAIAAAARYPERVAALVVGGCTVRPRGAFLAGYRFAAGLAGRHPELADRLSVRGFQRALPPPVAAAMVAGGVRCAVMPSVVTALSDLDPPACLRAYPGPVHLFNGARDPFRAEERRFLAASPGAHLTIVPARGHIGVMAETETLAALVTEARRQTQKASPT, encoded by the coding sequence ATGATCCCGATCGTGTTCGTGCACGGCATCCGGCTCAGCGGGACGATGTGGGGACCGGTCGCCGCGCTGGTCGACGGTCCTTCGACGGCTCCGGACCTGCCCGGTCACGGGAGCCGGGGCGGTGAGCCGTTCACGCTCGACGGCGCGGTGGAAGCGGTGGCCTCGGCGGTCGACGGCCCGGCCGTGCTGGTCGGGCACTCGCTCGGCGGTTTCGTGGCGATCGCCGCCGCCGCGCGCTATCCGGAACGGGTCGCGGCGCTGGTGGTGGGTGGTTGCACGGTGCGGCCACGCGGCGCGTTCCTGGCCGGCTACCGCTTCGCCGCCGGGCTCGCCGGGCGGCATCCGGAGCTGGCCGACCGGCTCAGCGTCCGCGGTTTCCAGCGCGCCCTGCCCCCGCCGGTCGCCGCCGCGATGGTCGCCGGCGGCGTCCGCTGCGCGGTCATGCCCTCGGTTGTCACCGCGCTGTCCGATCTGGACCCGCCGGCCTGCCTGCGCGCCTATCCGGGGCCGGTGCACCTGTTCAACGGAGCGCGTGACCCGTTCCGCGCCGAGGAGCGCCGCTTCCTCGCGGCGTCCCCGGGCGCTCACCTGACGATCGTCCCCGCCCGAGGCCACATCGGCGTCATGGCCGAAACCGAAACCCTCGCCGCCCTGGTCACCGAGGCCCGGCGGCAGACGCAGAAAGCGAGCCCGACCTGA